The following coding sequences are from one Saprospiraceae bacterium window:
- a CDS encoding nucleoid-associated protein, protein MDITAIQIFKVDIHQQAVESIEQSIYGADFNTYLQGLVNLITTGSSGRNFKFDSDTTEVRGQITKIIAGEEFPAIASTIVTRLLKKEQEAQANMLKLGVEIQKGIVVQALVTENSINKLVICKADHSDFLNEINFTISRGLPLKKKVFKAFVCSLNSDQTVTNVLVYDTNPNLSHYWWKEFLELTKVYSDEDNTENAFEAIDKGIFTKIKKKHPQDYLHLRNSTVRYFRANDNFDMQEYLDKAIGNYTPFDSSLDVAEIKTQIRQLPSKPRTPFDEHFTIVKAKIRAKFLNTIPLTSQIDLHLKEDIPNLETIITAEKDADGTRYVKIKSEQGYQYFSNRQNGNS, encoded by the coding sequence ATGGACATAACAGCCATACAAATATTTAAGGTTGATATTCACCAACAAGCAGTAGAGTCAATTGAGCAGTCAATTTATGGTGCTGACTTCAATACATACCTGCAAGGACTGGTAAATCTCATTACGACAGGTAGCAGTGGCAGAAACTTTAAGTTTGACAGTGACACAACAGAAGTAAGAGGACAGATTACAAAAATTATTGCAGGTGAAGAATTTCCAGCAATTGCATCAACAATTGTAACACGACTTTTGAAGAAAGAGCAAGAGGCACAAGCAAATATGTTGAAACTTGGAGTTGAAATTCAAAAGGGAATAGTTGTTCAGGCATTGGTGACAGAAAACAGCATCAACAAACTTGTTATTTGCAAAGCAGACCATAGCGATTTCCTAAATGAAATAAACTTTACGATCTCACGAGGACTACCATTAAAGAAAAAAGTTTTCAAAGCATTTGTTTGTTCGCTTAACAGCGACCAAACTGTTACAAATGTTTTGGTGTATGACACCAATCCAAACCTTTCTCATTATTGGTGGAAAGAGTTTTTAGAACTCACCAAAGTTTATTCGGACGAGGACAACACAGAAAATGCTTTTGAAGCAATTGACAAAGGTATTTTTACAAAAATTAAAAAGAAGCACCCACAAGATTATTTGCACTTGCGTAACAGCACAGTTCGCTATTTCAGAGCCAATGACAACTTTGACATGCAAGAGTATTTGGACAAAGCAATTGGAAACTACACTCCCTTTGATTCCAGCCTCGATGTTGCAGAAATCAAAACTCAAATCCGACAATTGCCCTCAAAACCAAGAACACCTTTTGACGAACATTTCACGATTGTAAAAGCAAAGATTAGGGCAAAATTTCTAAACACTATTCCATTGACAAGCCAAATTGATTTGCACTTGAAAGAAGATATTCCGAACCTTGAAACTATTATCACAGCCGAGAAAGATGCAGACGGAACAAGGTATGTAAAAATCAAATCCGAACAGGGCTACCAATATTTTAGCAACAGACAAAACGGAAATAGCTAA
- a CDS encoding DUF5343 domain-containing protein — MKKIVEGTAPEKFSMEHLKKIGFKSSNDQAVIGLLKDIGFLSESGVPTQIYHEYRNPARSRQVLGEVLKIAYSDIFHLTENPSNNDKQSISGLFKSTHNVSDQVAGFMANTFLTLLDLADINSKTIIKKEKSTTHQVKENENTISEVPISEVKIPIIPNLRYNIEIHLPATKDIEVYNSIFKSLREHLLNE, encoded by the coding sequence ATGAAAAAAATTGTAGAGGGTACTGCCCCAGAAAAATTTTCTATGGAACACCTTAAAAAAATTGGATTTAAAAGTAGTAATGACCAAGCTGTAATTGGACTATTAAAAGATATTGGATTTTTATCAGAAAGTGGTGTGCCAACTCAGATATATCATGAATATAGAAATCCTGCAAGGTCTCGACAAGTTTTAGGAGAAGTATTAAAAATCGCATATTCGGACATATTTCACTTAACAGAAAATCCAAGTAATAATGATAAACAATCAATTTCTGGGTTGTTCAAATCAACTCATAATGTAAGTGATCAAGTTGCAGGATTTATGGCTAATACTTTTTTAACTTTATTAGATTTAGCTGATATTAATTCCAAAACGATAATTAAAAAAGAGAAATCTACTACTCACCAAGTTAAAGAAAATGAAAATACTATTTCTGAAGTCCCAATTAGTGAAGTGAAAATTCCAATTATTCCAAATCTTCGATATAATATTGAAATTCACTTACCTGCGACAAAGGATATAGAAGTATATAATTCTATTTTTAAATCACTAAGAGAACATTTATTAAATGAGTAA
- a CDS encoding tyrosine-type recombinase/integrase has translation MNIKCLTFGFLTSGGTMQVHGRYNPNYWLIEGQEGGQYSPRSIQNMFHTQIEKAAVDSYATVHTLRHSYATHLLELGVDLRRIQEALGHNSIKTTEIYTHVQDTNKYRFRSPIDDMNL, from the coding sequence ATGAATATAAAATGTCTTACTTTTGGCTTCTTGACCAGTGGCGGCACGATGCAAGTACATGGCCGTTATAACCCCAATTACTGGCTTATTGAAGGTCAGGAAGGTGGACAATACAGTCCCAGAAGTATCCAAAATATGTTTCATACTCAAATCGAGAAAGCCGCTGTAGATAGTTATGCTACCGTTCATACACTCAGACACAGCTACGCTACTCACCTACTCGAACTGGGAGTAGATCTGAGAAGAATACAGGAAGCTTTGGGCCATAACTCTATCAAGACTACAGAAATATACACACATGTGCAGGATACGAACAAATACCGATTTCGTAGCCCGATAGACGATATGAACCTTTAG